From the Candidatus Kapaibacterium sp. genome, the window AATCGAAGTAAGAAGCAAGACCGGAGCGGGTCCTACAATGGATTCGATGGACTTGGAACGCGAAAAGGGTATTACTATCCAATCAGCGGCTACTTTTGCAACCTGGAAAGATTTCAACATTAATTTGATTGATACTCCCGGGCACATTGACTTTACCGTAGAGGTAGAGCGTGCTTTGAGAGTTTTAGATGGTGCTGTATTGGTGCTTTGTGCTGTTGCCGGTGTTCAGTCCCAATCTATCACGGTGGACCGCCAAATGCGTCGTTACAACGTACCCCGTATCGCTTTTATCAACAAAGTTGACCGCGCCGGGGCAAACCCCGACCGCGTATTCGACCAACTTCGCGATAAATTGCATCTTCATCCGGTTATGATTACGATGCCAATCGGTATTGAAGACCGTTTCGAGGGTGTTGTTGATTTGCTCAAAATGAAAGCACTTTATTACGAAGGTGACCAAGGTGACGCAGTTATTGAGAGAGAAATTCCCGAGCATTTGGTAGAAGAAGCGAAATTGCGTCGCAACACAATGGTCGAAATTTTGGCAGACCACGACGACAATATTGCCGAAAAATTCCTTATGGAAGAAGAAGTGCCGGTCAAAGAGTTGATGGAATCTATTCGCAGGCAAACTATTGCTTTGCACATCACTCCGGTTTTTGTAGGTACTGCAAAAATGAACAAGGGCATCCAAACATTGCTTGATGCTGTTTGTGCTTATCTTCCTGCTCCTCACGAAATAGCAAATTATGCTTTAGATAGAGATAATAATGAAGAAAAAGTTGACCTTTTGTCCGAGCCTAATAAGCCTGCTGTAGCATTGGCATTCAAGCTCGAAGACGGTCGTTACGGACAGTTGACTTATATGAGATTGTATCAAGGAACTCTTAAAAAAGGCGATACAATTATCAATACTGCAAACGGTAAAAGAGTTAAGATTCCTCGCCTCGTCAGAATGCATGCTAATGAGATGAATGATATCGAAGAAGTAGCAGCAGGAGACATCTTCGCAATGTTTGGCGTAGATTGCTCATCGGGCGATACATTCACAGACGGCAACGTAAATTATTCGATGACTTCGATGTTTGTTGCCAGCCCTGTTATCGAGCTTTCGGTAAAACCAAAGGAAAAAACCGGACAAGTGAATTTCTCGAAAGCGATGAACAGATTCCAAAAGGAAGACCCGACATTCAAAGTGGCTCGTGACGAAGAAAGTGGCGAGACAATTATCAAGGGAATGGGCGAACTTCATCTCGAAATTTATATCGAACGCATCAGACGTGAATATAATTGCGAAGTATTAGTCGGTCAACCAAAAGTAGCTTATAGAGAGGCTATTTCGAGACCTATAGACTTCGATTACACTCATAAGAAACAAACAGGTGGCTCCGGGCAATATGCACGCGTAGCGGGCAAAATTGAGCCTTTGACGCTCGATTCACCCGAACCGTACGAATTTGTCAATTCTATAGTCGGCGGTTCGATACCAAAAGAGTACATTCCGGCTTGTGATAAAGGATTTCACGAACAAATGTCTGATGGTCTGTTGATTAATCAGCCGATTGTCGGAGTGAAAGTTACTTTGAACGACGGTGCTTATCATGCGGTTGACTCTTCGGATATGGCATTCAAGATTGCTTCAAAACAGGCTATGAAAGAAGCTATTGCTAAATGCGGACCTGTAATACTCGAGCCTTTCATGAAATTGGAAACATCATCACCTGAAGAATTCCAAGGCGTGATAATCGGTCAAATAAACCAACGTCGCGGAATAATTCACTCATCAAAAGTCGAAGCCGGATATGTTGTTGTCGAAGCTGAAGTACCTTTGAAAGAAATGTTTGGATATTCGAGTGATTTGCGTTCGGCTACTCAAGGCAAAGGTGAATTTACAATGGAATTCCTCAAATACGTGACTGTGCCTAAGGGGATTCAGGAAGAAATCATAAAAGATTACAAAGAAAAAGAAGCCGCTAAGTAATTTAAATCATCAGAAATGATGCCAAAAAAAAATATTTTCAAAAATGTTGAAAAATATTTTGGTAGTAAAAAAAAAATAGTTATTTTTGTAAGCTCTATTACGATAGAGATGAAAAATTTATAAAAATCGGAGTTTATTGTGCCAACAATTTCGCAGTTAGTTAGGAAAGGAAGAAAGAAAGTAACTTACAAAAGTAAGTCTGCGGCATTGAATTCGTGCCCGCAAAGAAGAGGCGTTTGTACAAGAGTATATACAACTACTCCTAAGAAACCAAACTCTGCTTTGAGAAAAGTTGCACGTGTAAGATTGACATCAGGATTTGAAGTTACGGCATATATTCCCGGAGAGGGCCACAATTTGCAAGAACACTCAATTGTATATGTTCGTGGCGGTAGAGTAAAAGACCTTCCCGGTGTTCGTTATCATATCGTGAGAGGCACTGCCGATACTCAAGGTGTTGATGGACGTAAACAAGGCAGATCGAAATACGGGACTAAGAAACCTAAGCCCGGTCAACCAACAGTAGCTAAAAAGAAATAAAAAAATAATTGAGATAATTTAGAAATGAGAAAAAGAAGAGCAGAGAAGAAAGCGTTAATACCGGACCCAAGATACAATGATAAAATTGTAACTCGGTTTGTGAATAACATTATGTTGGACGGCAAAAAGAATGTCGCTCGCCAAGTAATTTACGAAGCGTTTGATATTATTCGCGAGAAAACTAGCGAAGACCCTTTGGAAGTCTTCAAAAAAGCTCTTACAAATGTAGCACCTATGGTCGAAGTACGTTCGCGTAGAGTCGGCGGTGCGACTTATCAAGTGCCTGTTGATGTCCGTGAAGAAAGAAGATTGGCTTTAGCTATCAGATGGCTGAAGACTTATTCAAAATCCAGAAGAGACAAATCAATGTCACAAAAATTAGCTGCAGAATTTATAGCAGCTTCGAAAGGCGAAGGCTCCAGCGTTAAAAACGCGAAGATACGCACAGAATGGCTGAAGCCAACAAGGCTTTTGCGCATTTCAAATGGTAACTGAATCTAATGTTCTTTGGCAATTGGTAACTGATTGAAGCGATGCCGCGGCAGACTGACATATCAAAATTTAGAAATATCGGTATAATGGCTCACATTGATGCCGGTAAGACTACAACCACTGAAAGAATTCTATTCTATTCCGGTTATCTGCACAAATTAGGTGCAGTTGACGACGGTACAGCGTTCATGGATTACATGGACCAGGAAAAAGAACGTGGGATTACGATAATGTCGGCAGCAACTACATGTTTGTGGAAAGAATATTGTATTAATATAATTGATACTCCCGGACATGTTGATTTTACCGCGGAAGTGCAAAGGTCGCTCAGGGTTCTTGATGGAGCAATAGCTCTATTCTGTGGAGTAGGTGGTGTTCAGCCACAATCGGAAACAGTTTGGCGTCAGGCAGATGAATACGCAGTCCCAAGACTGGCATTTGTCAATAAAATGGACAGAGTCGGTGCTGATTTTGCAAAAGTTTTGCAAATGATGCGTGACCAACTTGGTGCTTTTCCTGTAGCAATACAAATTCCGATGGGTGCAGAAGATAAGTTTGAAGGTGTGATTGACCTAATTAAAATGAAATCCTACTTTTTCGATGTCGAATCATTAGGTTTGGATTTTTTAGAAAAAGAAATACCGGCAAAATATCTACCCGAAGCTGAAAAATACAGAAGTTCAATGATTGAATTTTTGGCTGATTTTGACGATAGTATTCTCGAAAGCTTTTTTGCAGGCGAGGAAATTGACGAAAGCAGTATTAAATCCGCTCTCCGCAAAAGCACTCTTGAGCTTTTAGCCGTACCTGTTTTATGCGGGTCATCTCTCAAAAATATTGGAGTACAATTATTGATAGATTCCGTGATAGATTATCTGCCATCACCTTTAGATGTGAAATACACCGAAGGCTTTGATGTGGGAAATCATGAAAAAAGGCTAAAACGACAACCCAATGACGATGAGCCGTTTTCGGCATTAGCGTTTAAGATTCTAAGTGATTCGTATATAGGAAAATTATCCTTTATAAGAATTTACTCAGGTTCCGTTAAGGTTGGTCAATCAGTACAGAATACTTCTTCCGATAAAAAGGAGAAGATATTAAGGATAATGAAAGTCTATGCAAACAAGCGTGACGAAATTGACGAAGCCTTCGCAGGCGACATCATAGCCGTCCCAAGTTTGAAATTCACTCGCACCGGCGACACGCTCTGCGATATCAAACATCCTATTCTATACGAAAAAATCAACTTCAGCGAACCCGTCATTAATCAAGCGGTGGAAGCTAAAACACTTGCTGACCAAGAAAAACTCTTAGAAACGCTCGAAAAACTCAGTGATGAAGACCCAACTTTTCGTTATCGTTACGATAACGATAGTGGTCAAATTATCATCTCAGGCGTTGGCGAATTGCACCTCGAAATTATGGTGGACAGAATCCAACGTGAGTTTAAAGTGCTTGCAAGAGTGGGCAAACCACAGGTCTCGTACCGCGAAAGTATTAGCTCAAACGCAACAGAATCATCATTGTTCGAACGCCAAATGGGCGGCAAAAACCAATACGGTCATGCCGTTGTAAGCGTCGAACCTGCAAAAACATCTCAAGGCATAATCTTCGAAAATCACATACCCAAGGGTAAACTTCCCGAAAACTTTGTATCGGCTCTCGAGCAAGGCGTTCGTGAAGGTTTGAATGTGGGACCGCAAGGCTATCCCATGATTGATGTAATCGTTAAATTGATTGATTCGGAATACAAAATTGATGTAACGAGTGAAATAGGATGTAAAATTGCTGCTTCGATGGCAGCTAATGAAGCTTGTAGAAAGGCAAATCCGGTATTGATGGAACCTATATTTAGGGTAGAAGTAACTTCGCCTGAAGAATATGTTGGCGACATCATAGCAGATTTGAGCCAAAGACACGGAAGAATAGATGGAATCGAACATAACAAAAAATTGCAGGTAGTAAAGGGTTTAGCACCTCTTTCGCAAATGTTCGGCTACGTAACAAAGCTAAGGTCTATAAGCCAAGGCAGAGCGAGTTACTCAATGATATTTTCGCATTATGAACAATCAGTTACGAAACAGACTTTTTAACAGAAATATAACTTTTTTTATTTAATTTATCAAATTAGGAGCGATTTAGAAATGGCAAAAGAAAAATTTGATCGCAGTAAACCCCACGTCAACGTAGGAACAATTGGTCACGTTGACCACGGTAAGACTACATTAACAGCAGCCATCACAATGGCGTTGTCGAAACAACAAGGTGGCGAAAAGAGAACATTTGATTCGATAGATAACGCACCGGAAGAAAAAGCACGCGGGATCACTATTGCTACAGCCCACGTAGAGTACCAAACAGAAGCAAGACACTATGCTCACGTTGATTGTCCCGGACACGCCGATTATATCAAGAATATGATTACAGGTGCTGCTCAAATGGACGGTGCGATATTAGTATGTGCCGCAACAGATGGACCTATGCCACAAACACGCGAACATATCCTCTTGGCTCGCCAAGTAGGTGTACCTCGTATCGTTGTGTTTATGAACAAAGTGGATATTGCTGACCCTGAATTGTTGGAACTTGTCGAAATGGAATTACGTGAATTATTGACAAGCTACAATTTCCCGGGTGACGAAATTCCTATAATCCCCGGCTCCGCATTACATGCTTTGGATGCCGGCGCTGAAGATGCTCCACTTGATGACCCAAGATTTGATTGTATTTGGGCATTGATGAAAGCCGTTGATGAATATATCCCAACTCCATTACGTGAAACCGAAAAACCATTCTTGATGCCCGTCGAAGACGTGTTCTCAATTACAGGTCGTGGTACAGTAGGAACAGGACGTATCGAACGCGGTATCGTAAAAGTAAACGAAGAAGTTGAAATCGTAGGTTTCGGTTTGCAAAAGAAAACAACTTGTACCGGCGTAGAAATGTTCCGTAAGTTGTTGGATGAAGGTCGTGCAGGCGATAACGTAGGTTTGTTGCTTCGCGGTGTTGACAAAAATGAACTCGAACGTGGAATGGTAATCGTAAAACCCGGTTCAATCAAACCACACCATAAATTTAATGCACAGGTTTACGTTTTGAAGAAAGAAGAAGGCGGACGTCACACTCCATTCTTCTCGGGTTACCGCCCGCAATTCTACTTCAGAACAACAGACGTAACAGGCTCACTAACTATGCCCGCAGGCGTAGAAATGGTTATGCCCGGTGACAACTTAGACAGCATCGAAATCGAATTGATTACTCCCGTAGGTATGGAAGAGGGATTGAGATTCGCTATTCGCGAAGGTGGTCGTACAGTAGGCGCCGGTGTCGTAACAAAAATTTTAGAATAATATTGAATCAAGCCGGATCAAGCTGGTTGAAATAAATAATTGTCAAGGATATAAACGTGGCAACACAAAGAATTAGAATTAAGCTAAAGTCTTACGACCATAACTTAATCGACAAATCATCAGAACGTATAGTTCGTACGGTTAAGCAAACGGGAGCAGTGGTCTCCGGACCTATCCCATTGCCGACAAGAAGAAGCGTTTACACGGTAAATCGTTCTCCTCATGTTGACAAGAAATCACGTGAGCAATTTGAGACCAGGGTCCATAAAAGATTGATTGATATTTTCAGCTCGACCCAGAAGACAATTGACGCCTTGATGCGTCTTGAGCTTCCCGCAGGTGTAGATGTTGAAGTAAAAGTGTAAAGTAGAAGGAGCAGAAATGAAATCGGCAATCTTAGGAAAGAAAATAGGGATGACCAGCGTTTTTACGGAAAACGGTACTCAAGTACCGGTTACCGTAATCGAAGCCGGACCCTGCACGGTAGTTAATCTGCGTACGATAGATCGTGATGGCTACAAAGCTGTACAAATTGGTTATGGCGAAGTTCGTGAGAACAAACTAAATAAACCAAAAAAGGGATATTTCGCGAAACAAGGCGTTGACCCTGTCAAAATGTTAAAAGAATTTCGTGACCCTCAAAATACTTACGAAGTTGGGCAAGAATTAACTGTCGGACAATTTGAAATTGGAGATAAGGTTAATGTCGTTGCTACAAGTAAGGGACGCGGATTCCAAGGCGTAATGAAACGTCACCACTTTGGTGGTGTCGGTATGGGAACGCACGGTCAAAGCGACAGACAACGTCACCCGGGCTCTATCGGCTCATCGTCCTATCCTTCTCGCGTATTTAAAGGTATGCGGATGGCTGGAAGAATGGGTGGCAAAAGAATTTCGATAAGAAATATCCAGGTCTTTGATATTCTGCCGGAAAGAAACATTATCTTGTTGAAAGGCAGTATTCCCGGACCAAACAATTCAGTAATTCAAATAGTTAAGTTATAAGGCTGAAAATGACAGTAGATGTATATAATAAAGACGGTCAAATAAGCAGTCAAATCGAACTGAGCGACGATATCTTCGGGATTACTCCCAACGAGAACGCCATGCACCAAGCAGTTGTTGCTTACTTGGCAAATCGCAGACAGGGTACTCGTAAGACTAAAATTAGAAGCGAAGTTTCGGGCGGCGGTAAAAAACCATGGAGACAAAAAGGACGCGGTACAGCTCGTGCCGGTTCGACTAGGTCACCAATATGGGTCGGAGGCGGTACCATTCATGGTCCTAAACCTCATGACTATAAATACAAAATGCCCAAGCAACTCGCAAGATTGGCTCGTAAGTCAGCTTTTGCAGCAAGATTGTCGGAAGATAACTTGATTGTAGTCGAGGACTTCACTTTCGAGCAAATTAAAACAAAGAATATGGCACAAGTGCTGAAAAATTTGAAAGTTGATACAGATAAATCTTTGGTACTAATGACCGACACAGACAACAATGTTTATATGTCGGCACGTAATATCCCCAATCTGACAGTTCAGCCTGTGGATAAGATATCAACTTACGATATTTTAAATCATAAGAAGATATTGCTCTTCAAAGGTGCACTTAGTAATATCGAAAAGACTTTCAATAATTAAAGGTCCATAAGAGAAATGATACAGTTAATAAAAAAACCTTTGATAACCGAAAAAGCCATGAATTTGGCAAGCCAAAGACAATACGTCTTTGAGGTTCATCCAAGTGCTAATAAGATTCAGATTCGGAAAGCACTCGAGGAAATGTTTGAAGTAAATATAATTTCAATCAGAACTACAAACATCAAAGGTAAAAACAAAACGAAAATGACGCGTCGCGGGATGATGCGTGGCAAGACTTCGCTGAAGAAGAAAGCTTATATTACGCTCGCAGTAGGACAAGAGATTGAACTCGTATCAGGTGTCGGTTCAGACACTGAATAATTTTTGAAAAAAATCAAGAGATTTAAGAAATGGCAATCAGAGTACTAAAACCAATAACGCCCGGAACGAGATTTTACTCGGTAAGTGCTTTCAATGAAATCACCACCGATAAAGCCCATAAAGCGTTGACCGAGCCTTTGAAAAAATCAGGCGGTAGAAATAATACCGGCAAGATTACTTCGAGGCACCGTGGCGGCGGGCATAAAAGAAGATATAGAATAATTGACTTCAAAAGGGACAAACGCGGTATCAAAGCAGAAGTTAAAACGATCGAATACGATCCGAATCGTAACGCTCGAATAGCTTTAGTCGAATATACCGATGGCGATATAAGATATATTATCGCTCCCGATAAAATAAAAGTCGGACATATTATAGAAGCAGGTCCGGACGTAGAGTATAAAGACGGTAAC encodes:
- the rpsL gene encoding 30S ribosomal protein S12; this encodes MPTISQLVRKGRKKVTYKSKSAALNSCPQRRGVCTRVYTTTPKKPNSALRKVARVRLTSGFEVTAYIPGEGHNLQEHSIVYVRGGRVKDLPGVRYHIVRGTADTQGVDGRKQGRSKYGTKKPKPGQPTVAKKK
- the fusA gene encoding elongation factor G, with protein sequence MPRQTDISKFRNIGIMAHIDAGKTTTTERILFYSGYLHKLGAVDDGTAFMDYMDQEKERGITIMSAATTCLWKEYCINIIDTPGHVDFTAEVQRSLRVLDGAIALFCGVGGVQPQSETVWRQADEYAVPRLAFVNKMDRVGADFAKVLQMMRDQLGAFPVAIQIPMGAEDKFEGVIDLIKMKSYFFDVESLGLDFLEKEIPAKYLPEAEKYRSSMIEFLADFDDSILESFFAGEEIDESSIKSALRKSTLELLAVPVLCGSSLKNIGVQLLIDSVIDYLPSPLDVKYTEGFDVGNHEKRLKRQPNDDEPFSALAFKILSDSYIGKLSFIRIYSGSVKVGQSVQNTSSDKKEKILRIMKVYANKRDEIDEAFAGDIIAVPSLKFTRTGDTLCDIKHPILYEKINFSEPVINQAVEAKTLADQEKLLETLEKLSDEDPTFRYRYDNDSGQIIISGVGELHLEIMVDRIQREFKVLARVGKPQVSYRESISSNATESSLFERQMGGKNQYGHAVVSVEPAKTSQGIIFENHIPKGKLPENFVSALEQGVREGLNVGPQGYPMIDVIVKLIDSEYKIDVTSEIGCKIAASMAANEACRKANPVLMEPIFRVEVTSPEEYVGDIIADLSQRHGRIDGIEHNKKLQVVKGLAPLSQMFGYVTKLRSISQGRASYSMIFSHYEQSVTKQTF
- the tuf gene encoding elongation factor Tu, encoding MAKEKFDRSKPHVNVGTIGHVDHGKTTLTAAITMALSKQQGGEKRTFDSIDNAPEEKARGITIATAHVEYQTEARHYAHVDCPGHADYIKNMITGAAQMDGAILVCAATDGPMPQTREHILLARQVGVPRIVVFMNKVDIADPELLELVEMELRELLTSYNFPGDEIPIIPGSALHALDAGAEDAPLDDPRFDCIWALMKAVDEYIPTPLRETEKPFLMPVEDVFSITGRGTVGTGRIERGIVKVNEEVEIVGFGLQKKTTCTGVEMFRKLLDEGRAGDNVGLLLRGVDKNELERGMVIVKPGSIKPHHKFNAQVYVLKKEEGGRHTPFFSGYRPQFYFRTTDVTGSLTMPAGVEMVMPGDNLDSIEIELITPVGMEEGLRFAIREGGRTVGAGVVTKILE
- the rpsJ gene encoding 30S ribosomal protein S10, with protein sequence MATQRIRIKLKSYDHNLIDKSSERIVRTVKQTGAVVSGPIPLPTRRSVYTVNRSPHVDKKSREQFETRVHKRLIDIFSSTQKTIDALMRLELPAGVDVEVKV
- the rplW gene encoding 50S ribosomal protein L23; the encoded protein is MIQLIKKPLITEKAMNLASQRQYVFEVHPSANKIQIRKALEEMFEVNIISIRTTNIKGKNKTKMTRRGMMRGKTSLKKKAYITLAVGQEIELVSGVGSDTE
- the rplD gene encoding 50S ribosomal protein L4, translating into MTVDVYNKDGQISSQIELSDDIFGITPNENAMHQAVVAYLANRRQGTRKTKIRSEVSGGGKKPWRQKGRGTARAGSTRSPIWVGGGTIHGPKPHDYKYKMPKQLARLARKSAFAARLSEDNLIVVEDFTFEQIKTKNMAQVLKNLKVDTDKSLVLMTDTDNNVYMSARNIPNLTVQPVDKISTYDILNHKKILLFKGALSNIEKTFNN
- the rplC gene encoding 50S ribosomal protein L3, which gives rise to MKSAILGKKIGMTSVFTENGTQVPVTVIEAGPCTVVNLRTIDRDGYKAVQIGYGEVRENKLNKPKKGYFAKQGVDPVKMLKEFRDPQNTYEVGQELTVGQFEIGDKVNVVATSKGRGFQGVMKRHHFGGVGMGTHGQSDRQRHPGSIGSSSYPSRVFKGMRMAGRMGGKRISIRNIQVFDILPERNIILLKGSIPGPNNSVIQIVKL
- the fusA gene encoding elongation factor G produces the protein MDMSKLRNIGIAAHIDSGKTTLSERILFYTGKIHQIIEVRSKTGAGPTMDSMDLEREKGITIQSAATFATWKDFNINLIDTPGHIDFTVEVERALRVLDGAVLVLCAVAGVQSQSITVDRQMRRYNVPRIAFINKVDRAGANPDRVFDQLRDKLHLHPVMITMPIGIEDRFEGVVDLLKMKALYYEGDQGDAVIEREIPEHLVEEAKLRRNTMVEILADHDDNIAEKFLMEEEVPVKELMESIRRQTIALHITPVFVGTAKMNKGIQTLLDAVCAYLPAPHEIANYALDRDNNEEKVDLLSEPNKPAVALAFKLEDGRYGQLTYMRLYQGTLKKGDTIINTANGKRVKIPRLVRMHANEMNDIEEVAAGDIFAMFGVDCSSGDTFTDGNVNYSMTSMFVASPVIELSVKPKEKTGQVNFSKAMNRFQKEDPTFKVARDEESGETIIKGMGELHLEIYIERIRREYNCEVLVGQPKVAYREAISRPIDFDYTHKKQTGGSGQYARVAGKIEPLTLDSPEPYEFVNSIVGGSIPKEYIPACDKGFHEQMSDGLLINQPIVGVKVTLNDGAYHAVDSSDMAFKIASKQAMKEAIAKCGPVILEPFMKLETSSPEEFQGVIIGQINQRRGIIHSSKVEAGYVVVEAEVPLKEMFGYSSDLRSATQGKGEFTMEFLKYVTVPKGIQEEIIKDYKEKEAAK